The following proteins are encoded in a genomic region of Debaryomyces hansenii CBS767 chromosome G complete sequence:
- a CDS encoding DEHA2G11022p (similar to CA5620|IPF511 Candida albicans IPF511), which translates to MNSIRNTEVEESSSFYDYYADTKAKVKTHHVMLVFFIITVIVLFHFRHKLAAAHDRYRTRRRLRFSRIPSDENGFEDDLENGLSSSTFDIGENISNNDQRQGLSQNAKEEVKRIMDNSNLTFDQARYQYTQQQLDENGIGKDGTPLDPKTVTFSHR; encoded by the coding sequence atgaattcgATACGGAATACAGAAGTAGAAGAGTCATCATCTTTTTATGATTACTATGCTGACACTAAAGCGAAAGTAAAAACACATCATGTAATGTTAGTGTTTTTTATAATTACGGTCATAGTTTTATTCCATTTTAGACACAAATTGGCAGCAGCACATGATAGATATAGGACTAGAAGACGATTACGTTTTAGTAGAATCCCATCCGATGAGAATGGCTTTGAAGATGACTTGGAAAATGGCCTTAGCAGTAGCACATTTGATATAGGGGAAAATATCtcaaataatgatcaaAGACAAGGGTTACTGCAAAATGCAAAGGAAGAGGtcaaaagaataatggACAATAGTAATTTAACATTCGATCAAGCTAGATACCAATATACCCAACAACAATTGGACGAAAACGGAATTGGAAAAGATGGCACCCCTCTTGACCCTAAAACTGTAACCTTCAGTCATCGATAA